In Thermomonas paludicola, the following are encoded in one genomic region:
- the bamA gene encoding outer membrane protein assembly factor BamA, translating to MTRPMPRRLLTLALLSALSLPVWAQTALTPFTVSDIRIDGLQRIGAGTVLTYLPVERGDTLDQGKAAEAVRALYKTGFFEDVRLDHQGGILVISVTERPAINKLTLAGNKDLKTEDLTKGLKDIGLAEGETFNPLNLDRVTQELTRQYNNRGKYSVQISPSVERLDRNRVNLTITIKEGKAARIRHINLIGNDSFPEEDITKGWESHTSGWLSWYKRDDQYSREKLSGDIEKLNSWYMDRGYVDFSLDSTQVAISGDKKDMFLTAGMTEGQVYNFSEVSVSGDTVLPKPEIETIVSFIRPGTTFSRSLLEFASNAITLRLANIGYAFAKVNPIPTIDRDKRTVAINFQVQPGPRVNVRRIVFKGNTRTADSVLRREMRQFEGTWYSQAAIDRSKVRLDRLGYFEEVSVDNTPVPGSDDQVDVTYTVKETTSGSISAGVGYSQLSGLNLSLQLSENNFLGTGNRVSMALTRSAYQKRYDFSYMNPYFTDDGLSLGYNLWWREFDYSSFNVAQYSTNSGAFQVFMGLPLSESDSISLMVGIDSNEILAFEGSTPPPMVDYVKAIGQRTFHSWRAQLSWGRDTRNNYFTPVVGSTQNLTAEMTLPGSTVEYFKLQYDFAKYWPLSRLLVLKTGVNLGYGDSYGKDFTRNLCYTAPTPPTPPTQSNPNPPLPPPPPPPSNPCQTTSTDYVKTVTASGLPFFENFYAGGISSNGRVRGFIDNTLGPTYTSTYGYRQPLGGSVLVAGSVEAIFPKLFDSPSARVSAFLDFGNAFDGWKNVSANEFRASAGVALLWRSPMGPLSISYALPLRKKDGDQIERLQFNFGGQL from the coding sequence ATGACCCGACCCATGCCCCGCCGTCTGCTCACCCTTGCCCTGCTGTCGGCGCTTTCGCTGCCGGTCTGGGCGCAGACGGCACTGACGCCGTTCACGGTCAGCGACATCCGCATCGACGGCCTGCAGCGCATCGGCGCCGGCACCGTGCTCACTTACCTGCCGGTGGAGCGCGGCGACACCCTCGACCAGGGCAAGGCGGCCGAGGCCGTGCGCGCCCTGTACAAGACGGGCTTCTTCGAGGACGTGCGGCTGGATCATCAGGGCGGGATCCTGGTCATCAGCGTGACCGAGCGGCCGGCCATCAACAAGCTGACGCTGGCGGGCAACAAGGACCTCAAGACCGAAGACCTGACCAAGGGCCTGAAGGACATCGGCCTGGCCGAGGGCGAAACCTTCAACCCGCTCAACCTGGACCGCGTCACCCAGGAACTGACCCGCCAGTACAACAACCGCGGCAAGTACAGCGTGCAGATCTCGCCCAGCGTGGAGCGGCTGGACCGCAACCGGGTCAACCTGACCATCACCATCAAGGAAGGCAAGGCCGCGCGGATCCGCCACATCAACCTGATTGGCAATGACAGCTTCCCGGAAGAGGACATCACCAAAGGCTGGGAATCGCACACCAGCGGCTGGCTCTCCTGGTACAAGCGCGACGACCAGTACTCGCGCGAAAAGCTCTCCGGCGACATCGAAAAGCTCAATTCCTGGTACATGGACCGCGGCTATGTGGATTTCAGCCTGGACTCCACCCAGGTTGCGATCAGCGGCGACAAGAAGGACATGTTCCTCACCGCGGGCATGACCGAAGGACAGGTGTACAACTTCTCCGAGGTCAGCGTGTCCGGCGACACCGTCCTGCCCAAGCCGGAAATCGAAACGATCGTCAGCTTCATCAGGCCGGGCACCACCTTCTCGCGCAGCCTGCTGGAGTTCGCCTCCAACGCGATCACCCTGCGCCTGGCCAACATCGGCTACGCCTTCGCCAAGGTCAACCCGATCCCGACCATCGACCGCGACAAGCGCACCGTGGCGATCAACTTCCAGGTGCAACCGGGGCCGCGCGTGAACGTGCGCCGGATCGTGTTCAAGGGCAATACGCGCACCGCCGACTCGGTGCTGCGCCGCGAAATGCGCCAGTTCGAAGGCACCTGGTATTCGCAGGCTGCCATCGACCGCAGCAAGGTGCGCCTCGACCGCCTCGGTTATTTCGAGGAAGTCAGCGTGGACAACACGCCGGTACCCGGCAGCGATGACCAGGTGGACGTCACCTACACGGTCAAGGAAACCACCTCCGGCAGCATTTCCGCGGGCGTCGGCTATTCGCAGCTGTCCGGCCTCAACCTGTCGCTGCAGCTCTCTGAAAACAACTTTCTGGGCACCGGCAACCGTGTCTCGATGGCGCTGACCCGCAGCGCGTACCAGAAGCGCTACGACTTCTCGTACATGAACCCCTACTTCACCGATGACGGCCTGTCGCTTGGCTACAACCTGTGGTGGCGCGAGTTCGACTACTCCAGCTTCAACGTGGCCCAGTACTCCACCAACAGCGGCGCGTTCCAGGTATTCATGGGCCTGCCGCTGAGCGAGAGCGATTCCATTTCGCTGATGGTCGGCATCGACTCCAACGAAATCCTCGCCTTTGAAGGCTCGACCCCGCCGCCGATGGTCGATTACGTGAAAGCCATTGGCCAGCGCACCTTCCATTCTTGGCGCGCCCAGCTGAGCTGGGGCCGCGACACCCGCAACAACTACTTCACCCCGGTGGTGGGCAGCACGCAGAACCTGACGGCGGAAATGACTCTGCCCGGCTCCACCGTGGAGTACTTCAAGCTGCAATACGACTTCGCCAAGTATTGGCCGCTCAGCCGGCTGCTGGTGCTCAAGACCGGGGTGAACCTGGGCTACGGCGACTCCTACGGCAAGGACTTCACCCGAAACCTCTGCTACACCGCGCCGACACCGCCGACACCGCCAACCCAGAGCAACCCGAATCCACCGCTGCCGCCGCCTCCGCCGCCGCCCAGCAACCCGTGCCAGACAACGTCCACCGACTACGTCAAGACGGTGACCGCCAGCGGCCTTCCGTTCTTCGAGAACTTCTACGCCGGCGGCATCTCGTCCAACGGCAGGGTGCGCGGCTTCATCGACAACACCCTGGGCCCGACTTACACCTCGACCTACGGCTATCGCCAGCCGCTGGGCGGGTCGGTTCTGGTCGCCGGTTCGGTGGAGGCAATCTTCCCGAAGCTGTTCGACAGTCCCTCTGCGCGCGTGTCCGCGTTCCTGGATTTCGGCAATGCCTTTGACGGCTGGAAGAACGTCAGCGCCAATGAGTTCCGGGCCTCGGCCGGCGTCGCCCTGCTGTGGCGCTCGCCGATGGGCCCGCTGTCGATCAGCTATGCATTGCCGCTCCGGAAGAAGGATGGCGACCAGATCGAGCGCCTGCAGTTCAACTTCGGCGGCCAGCTCTGA